In a genomic window of Deltaproteobacteria bacterium:
- a CDS encoding alanine--glyoxylate aminotransferase family protein, protein MIKHYLLSPGPTPIPNEVQLAMAQTMIHHRTPEFAAVLEEARQGLRTLFGTKNDVIILASSGTGAMEAGVANLFSPRDKVIVVNGGKFGERWLRICRAYGLDVVEVPVEWGTAVEVSAVEQALRANPDTKGVLIQASETSTTTLHPVREIAALTRDNGPLLLVDGVTAVGVLSVPMDDWGIDVLVTGSQKAMMLPPGLAFIGLSDRAWQRTAETGSPRFYFDLNSERKGQAKGSTAYTPAVSLVFGLCAALKLMHEEGLERVYARHDRMARATRAAVTAMGLKLLSPDNPSPAATGFYVPDGSDGDVLLDYLRAHMGVTLAEGQDHLSGKVIRIAHVGHMGAFDVIVAISALEMAFRKFDLPVTLGKGVAAAQDILMEALD, encoded by the coding sequence ATGATCAAGCATTACCTCCTTTCTCCCGGTCCGACGCCTATTCCCAACGAAGTGCAGTTGGCCATGGCGCAGACCATGATCCACCACCGGACGCCGGAGTTCGCGGCGGTCCTGGAGGAGGCGCGGCAGGGGCTGAGGACACTGTTCGGCACGAAGAACGACGTCATCATCCTGGCCTCGTCGGGTACCGGCGCCATGGAGGCTGGGGTGGCCAACCTGTTCTCGCCGCGGGACAAGGTCATCGTGGTCAACGGCGGCAAGTTCGGCGAACGCTGGCTGCGCATCTGCCGCGCCTATGGCCTCGACGTGGTGGAGGTCCCGGTGGAATGGGGCACGGCCGTGGAGGTGAGCGCGGTGGAGCAGGCGCTCCGGGCCAACCCCGACACCAAGGGCGTGCTGATCCAGGCCAGCGAGACCTCCACCACGACGCTTCACCCGGTTCGCGAGATCGCCGCGCTCACGCGCGACAACGGGCCGCTGCTGCTGGTGGACGGCGTGACCGCGGTGGGCGTGCTGTCGGTGCCCATGGACGACTGGGGCATCGACGTGCTGGTGACGGGCTCCCAGAAGGCGATGATGCTGCCCCCCGGTCTGGCCTTCATCGGCCTCAGCGACCGGGCCTGGCAGAGGACCGCGGAAACCGGTTCCCCGCGCTTCTACTTCGACCTGAACAGCGAGCGCAAGGGACAGGCCAAGGGCTCCACCGCGTACACGCCGGCGGTGTCGCTGGTGTTCGGACTGTGCGCCGCCCTGAAGCTCATGCACGAGGAAGGCCTGGAGCGCGTCTACGCACGGCACGACCGCATGGCCCGGGCCACCCGCGCGGCGGTGACGGCCATGGGGCTCAAGCTCCTTTCTCCGGACAACCCCAGCCCCGCGGCCACGGGGTTCTACGTTCCCGACGGCTCCGACGGCGACGTGCTGCTCGACTACCTGCGGGCGCACATGGGGGTCACCCTGGCGGAGGGACAGGATCACCTGTCGGGAAAGGTCATCCGCATCGCCCACGTGGGCCACATGGGCGCATTCGACGTGATCGTGGCCATCAGCGCGCTGGAGATGGCGTTTCGAAAGTTTGATCTGCCGGTCACCCTCGGCAAGGGCGTGGCCGCGGCCCAGGATATCCTCATGGAGGCGCTGGATTGA
- a CDS encoding DUF2283 domain-containing protein: MKLHYYPETDSLYVEFKAGPGTETREVAGGLNVDLDAHGDVVGFDIDNASRRLDLSTLETEALPVRTYRAG; the protein is encoded by the coding sequence ATGAAGCTGCACTACTATCCCGAAACCGACAGCCTGTACGTCGAATTCAAGGCAGGACCAGGCACCGAGACGCGCGAGGTTGCCGGGGGCCTCAATGTCGATCTCGATGCTCACGGTGACGTCGTCGGCTTCGACATCGACAATGCTTCCAGACGACTCGACCTCTCCACCTTGGAAACCGAAGCGCTGCCGGTGCGGACTTATCGGGCGGGGTGA
- the serA gene encoding phosphoglycerate dehydrogenase codes for MEELREQEDEAPLYGNLMKPPMTAETTRSDGDMIKVLVSDPLPDVGLEVLNKAADIDVDVRVGLEPDELKEIIGGYDGLILRSGTKVTADVLEAAGRLKIIGRAGVGVENIDVDAASQRGIVVMNTPGGNNVTTGEHTISLMMALARHIPQAVASVKSGKWSRQKFTGVELCNKTLGVIGLGNVGRIVAERALGLRMKVLGYDPFIPAEAAARMGVESASLDDIYARADFITVHVPLIEETRGLINRETIARMKDGVRIINCARGGIVDENDLAEAIKEGKVAGAAVDVYVEEPPGPDHPLVQLEQVVTTPHLGASTDEAQLNVSIAVAEQVRDYLVDGVIRYAVNAPSVSQDLLRELQPYLTLGEKLGSLHVQLLGRFPEEIQIEGGGDVAQYDIAPIAMAVLKGVLSFALAERVNYVNAPFIAQERGIKVVQSKSESAEDFASYIKVRVRTQGEEAEIEGALFGTNNPRIVRINEFYFEAVPEGHILVSYNRDVPGVVGALGSLLGDNGINIAGLELGRERAGGRAISFIHVDNAVPKEVMDKFRALPEVISSTAVRL; via the coding sequence ATGGAAGAGCTTCGGGAGCAGGAGGACGAGGCGCCTCTGTACGGGAACCTGATGAAGCCGCCCATGACGGCGGAAACGACCAGGAGTGACGGCGACATGATAAAGGTACTGGTTTCGGACCCCCTGCCGGACGTGGGTCTGGAAGTCCTGAACAAGGCGGCAGACATCGACGTGGACGTCCGCGTGGGCCTCGAGCCCGACGAGTTGAAGGAGATCATCGGCGGCTACGACGGGTTGATCCTGCGCAGCGGCACCAAGGTGACCGCGGACGTCCTCGAGGCCGCCGGCCGGCTGAAGATCATCGGCCGCGCGGGCGTGGGCGTGGAGAACATCGACGTGGACGCCGCCAGCCAGCGCGGCATCGTGGTGATGAACACCCCCGGCGGCAACAACGTCACCACCGGCGAGCACACCATATCGCTGATGATGGCCCTGGCGCGGCACATTCCCCAGGCGGTGGCGTCGGTCAAGAGCGGCAAGTGGAGCCGGCAGAAGTTCACCGGCGTGGAGCTGTGCAACAAGACCCTGGGGGTCATCGGCCTGGGCAACGTCGGGCGCATCGTCGCCGAGCGCGCCCTGGGCCTGCGCATGAAGGTGCTGGGCTACGACCCCTTCATCCCCGCGGAAGCGGCGGCGCGCATGGGCGTGGAATCGGCGAGCCTGGACGACATCTACGCGCGCGCGGACTTCATCACGGTGCACGTGCCGCTCATCGAGGAGACGCGCGGGCTCATCAACCGCGAAACCATCGCCCGGATGAAGGACGGCGTGCGCATCATCAACTGCGCGCGCGGCGGCATCGTGGACGAGAACGACCTGGCCGAAGCCATCAAGGAAGGCAAGGTGGCGGGTGCGGCGGTGGACGTGTACGTGGAGGAGCCGCCGGGGCCGGACCACCCGCTGGTGCAACTGGAGCAGGTGGTGACCACGCCGCACCTCGGCGCGTCCACCGACGAGGCCCAGCTCAACGTCTCCATCGCGGTGGCGGAGCAGGTGCGGGACTACCTCGTGGACGGGGTCATCCGCTACGCCGTCAACGCTCCCAGCGTGAGCCAGGACCTGCTGCGCGAGCTGCAGCCCTACCTGACCCTGGGCGAAAAGCTCGGCAGCCTGCACGTGCAGTTGCTGGGGCGTTTCCCCGAAGAGATCCAGATCGAGGGCGGCGGCGACGTGGCGCAGTACGACATCGCCCCCATCGCCATGGCCGTGCTGAAGGGCGTGCTGAGCTTTGCCCTGGCGGAACGGGTCAACTACGTGAACGCGCCGTTCATCGCGCAGGAACGGGGCATCAAGGTGGTCCAGTCCAAGAGCGAGAGCGCCGAGGACTTCGCCAGCTACATCAAGGTGCGGGTGCGCACGCAGGGCGAGGAGGCGGAGATCGAGGGCGCGCTCTTCGGCACCAACAACCCCCGCATCGTGCGCATCAACGAGTTCTACTTCGAGGCCGTGCCCGAGGGGCACATCCTGGTGTCCTACAACCGTGACGTCCCCGGCGTGGTGGGCGCGCTGGGCTCGCTGCTGGGCGACAACGGCATCAACATCGCCGGGCTGGAACTGGGGCGGGAGCGGGCCGGCGGACGCGCCATCTCGTTCATCCACGTGGACAACGCCGTGCCCAAGGAAGTGATGGACAAGTTCCGGGCGCTGCCCGAGGTCATCTCCTCGACGGCCGTGAGGCTGTGA
- a CDS encoding pyridoxal-dependent decarboxylase, with protein MTTPYRDILDKVRLAFPQPVSNPIHDSYFIHSIMRALDQVDALKGELPILGELTAGDFEAARTATLAEGTSSVEAVTAELVGYLRGMTLFGHPRTQQNVIPPPTIPSVIGVLLAALYNPNVAWDEYSRLVALAEVEAAGITAGLIGYDPERSGGVFTFGGTGTSLYGVKMGLEKACPDTIQNGVSQDAVILVSDTGHYCAANIAGWLGLGTRNLITVPTTPENEIDVAQLEEAARKALSEGRKIAAIIATMGTTDSFGLDDLGAIAVLRDGLVDEFRLPYRPHIHADAVIGWAWAVFNDYDFEANPLGFRPRTLRALAGACRRMRHLPLADSVGVDFHKTGFAPYISSLVLAKDRADLTRLARDPAQMPYLYHFGEHRPGMYTLETSRAGTGPLAAIANYRLFGRQGLQVVLGHIVEMAQLLREHLEGHEGTTVVNRDNFGTVSLFRAYPPGVDTFAIKRQEFEDPAFRDTLLAHNDFNRKVFQYVHSEAMAGRGVVISATDCYRRTAYGEPIYALKSYILSPFIDEADVEAVVHKIMEAREKVG; from the coding sequence ATGACGACACCCTATCGCGACATTCTGGACAAGGTGCGGCTGGCGTTTCCCCAGCCGGTCTCCAATCCCATCCACGACTCCTACTTCATCCACTCCATCATGCGCGCCCTCGACCAAGTGGACGCGCTGAAGGGTGAGTTGCCGATCCTCGGTGAGCTGACGGCAGGCGATTTCGAGGCGGCGCGCACGGCGACCTTGGCGGAGGGGACGTCGTCGGTGGAGGCGGTGACTGCCGAGCTCGTGGGCTACCTGCGCGGCATGACGCTCTTCGGCCACCCGCGCACGCAGCAGAACGTGATCCCGCCGCCCACCATCCCCAGCGTGATCGGCGTCCTGTTGGCCGCCTTGTACAACCCCAACGTCGCTTGGGACGAGTACAGCCGGCTGGTGGCGCTGGCCGAGGTGGAGGCCGCGGGCATCACCGCGGGGCTCATCGGTTACGACCCGGAGCGGTCCGGCGGGGTGTTCACCTTCGGCGGCACCGGCACATCCCTCTACGGGGTCAAAATGGGGCTGGAGAAGGCCTGCCCGGACACCATCCAGAACGGGGTGTCTCAGGACGCCGTGATTCTGGTGTCGGACACCGGGCACTACTGCGCCGCCAACATCGCCGGCTGGCTCGGCCTGGGCACGCGCAACCTCATCACGGTGCCGACGACGCCGGAGAACGAGATCGACGTGGCGCAACTGGAGGAGGCCGCCCGGAAGGCATTGTCGGAAGGCCGGAAGATCGCCGCCATCATCGCCACCATGGGCACCACCGATTCGTTCGGCCTCGACGACCTCGGGGCCATCGCGGTGCTGCGGGACGGGTTGGTGGATGAATTCCGGCTCCCCTACCGCCCGCACATCCACGCCGACGCGGTCATCGGCTGGGCGTGGGCGGTCTTCAACGACTACGACTTCGAGGCCAACCCCCTGGGTTTCCGGCCGCGTACCCTGCGCGCCCTGGCGGGGGCGTGCCGCCGCATGCGCCACCTGCCGCTGGCGGACTCCGTGGGGGTGGACTTCCACAAGACCGGTTTCGCGCCGTACATCTCAAGCCTGGTGCTGGCCAAGGACCGCGCCGACCTGACGCGCCTGGCCCGGGACCCGGCGCAGATGCCCTACCTCTACCACTTCGGCGAGCACCGGCCCGGCATGTACACGCTGGAGACCTCCCGCGCCGGCACCGGCCCCCTCGCCGCCATCGCCAACTACCGCCTGTTCGGCCGCCAGGGCCTGCAGGTGGTACTGGGGCACATCGTGGAAATGGCTCAGCTCCTGCGCGAGCACCTCGAAGGCCACGAAGGCACCACCGTCGTCAACCGCGACAACTTCGGCACCGTGAGCCTGTTCCGCGCCTATCCGCCGGGCGTGGACACGTTCGCCATCAAGCGCCAGGAGTTCGAAGACCCCGCCTTCCGCGACACCCTGCTGGCCCACAACGACTTCAACCGCAAGGTCTTCCAGTACGTCCACTCCGAAGCCATGGCCGGCCGCGGCGTCGTCATCTCCGCCACCGACTGCTACCGCCGCACCGCCTACGGCGAGCCCATCTACGCCCTGAAGTCGTACATCCTGTCCCCGTTCATCGATGAGGCTGACGTGGAGGCCGTGGTGCACAAGATCATGGAGGCGCGGGAGAAGGTGGGGTAG
- a CDS encoding glutathione S-transferase family protein, translating into MITLYSKATSNGRKASIMLEESGLDYTVQPMDLDNREQKEDWYLAINPNGRIPCIVDDDGPGGKAVTVFESGAILIYLAEKSGRLLPQDPSVRMEVLNWLFFASGHITHTGLGVHWQVRRRDAGEEHAHLNVWQTENNRVYGVLNRGLEGRDYLAGDYSIADVSAYPWIYRWRMQEIDLDSYPNVRDWLARVGARPAVKRGLQIPPRDDDF; encoded by the coding sequence ATGATCACCCTCTACAGCAAGGCGACCTCCAACGGCCGCAAGGCCTCCATCATGCTGGAGGAATCGGGCTTGGACTACACCGTCCAGCCCATGGACCTGGACAACCGGGAACAGAAGGAAGACTGGTACCTGGCCATCAACCCCAACGGTCGGATTCCCTGCATCGTGGACGACGACGGCCCCGGCGGCAAGGCCGTCACCGTGTTCGAGTCCGGCGCCATCCTCATCTATCTCGCGGAGAAGTCGGGGCGGCTGCTGCCCCAGGATCCCAGCGTGCGCATGGAGGTCCTCAACTGGCTCTTCTTCGCCTCCGGCCACATCACTCACACCGGGCTCGGCGTGCACTGGCAGGTCCGCCGCCGCGACGCCGGCGAGGAGCACGCCCACCTGAACGTGTGGCAGACGGAAAACAACCGCGTCTACGGCGTACTCAACCGCGGGCTGGAAGGCCGGGACTACCTGGCCGGCGACTACTCCATCGCCGACGTGTCCGCGTACCCCTGGATCTACCGCTGGCGGATGCAGGAAATCGATCTCGACAGCTATCCCAACGTGCGGGACTGGCTGGCCCGTGTCGGCGCCCGGCCGGCGGTGAAGCGAGGGTTGCAGATTCCGCCACGGGACGACGACTTTTAG
- a CDS encoding HAD family hydrolase, whose translation MANAPKIVFFDLDGTLLRSQEGHVAFNEAILKTFGVPGDIRTIRPDGKTDPIILQEIFDTGGHDVEWRPEDGAAFSANLKECYTRAITEGPTRVRALAGVPELVGELSRMPDLCLGVVTGNMEVTARLKLQAAGVGQHIGPGAFGSDSANRNDLPRIAMERWSAHLKVAVEPRHCVIVGDTPRDLEAARSNGMKCLLVATGRYNPLEELRKIEPDELLADFSDTRAAVEALMGLFG comes from the coding sequence ATGGCCAACGCACCCAAAATCGTCTTCTTCGACCTCGACGGCACGCTGCTGCGCTCCCAGGAGGGCCACGTGGCCTTCAACGAGGCCATCCTCAAGACCTTCGGCGTCCCCGGCGACATCCGCACCATCCGCCCCGACGGCAAGACCGACCCGATCATCCTGCAGGAGATCTTCGACACCGGCGGCCACGACGTGGAATGGAGGCCGGAGGACGGAGCCGCCTTCAGCGCGAACCTCAAGGAATGCTACACCCGCGCCATTACCGAGGGCCCCACCCGTGTGCGCGCTCTCGCCGGTGTCCCCGAGCTGGTGGGCGAGCTGAGCCGCATGCCGGACCTCTGCCTCGGCGTCGTCACCGGCAACATGGAGGTCACCGCCCGCCTCAAGCTCCAGGCCGCCGGCGTCGGCCAGCACATCGGCCCCGGCGCCTTCGGCAGCGACTCCGCCAACCGCAACGACCTCCCCCGCATCGCCATGGAACGGTGGAGCGCGCATCTGAAGGTCGCGGTGGAGCCGCGCCACTGCGTCATCGTCGGCGACACCCCACGGGACCTCGAAGCCGCGAGGAGCAACGGCATGAAGTGCCTGCTCGTGGCCACGGGGCGCTACAACCCGTTGGAGGAGTTGCGGAAGATCGAGCCGGACGAACTGTTGGCGGACTTCTCGGACACGCGGGCGGCGGTGGAGGCATTGATGGGGTTGTTCGGGTAG